A single Prochlorococcus marinus XMU1410 DNA region contains:
- the dapB gene encoding 4-hydroxy-tetrahydrodipicolinate reductase: protein MIENSKKPIPVLVSGALGRMGSEVVNTVLNSTNCELVAAIDINEKNNGSSISELLKVKNCDVFVSNDFEGTLCSVSQNYRNEKIKPVLVDFTHPDSVYENTRSAIAYGVSPVVGTTGLSPSQIQDLSVFAQKASVGCAIIPNFSVGMVLLQQAASVAARFYDNIELIEMHHNQKADSPSGTCIKTAEMIEEYPKKFNQNLVKESESLKGVRGGLRDSGINIHSVRLPGLLAHQLVIMGSPGETYTIKHDTIDRKAYMPGVLQAIKKIGNYETLVYGLEKLIF, encoded by the coding sequence ATGATTGAAAATTCTAAAAAACCCATACCAGTACTAGTTTCCGGAGCTTTAGGCAGAATGGGTAGCGAAGTTGTTAATACTGTATTAAATTCTACGAATTGTGAACTTGTTGCAGCAATCGACATAAACGAAAAGAACAATGGCTCAAGTATTTCTGAATTATTGAAGGTAAAAAATTGTGATGTTTTCGTTTCAAATGATTTTGAGGGAACTTTATGTTCTGTTAGTCAAAATTATAGAAATGAAAAAATCAAACCCGTGCTTGTTGATTTTACTCATCCTGATTCTGTATACGAAAATACCAGATCAGCTATTGCATATGGTGTATCACCAGTAGTAGGAACTACAGGTCTAAGTCCTTCGCAAATACAAGATTTGTCTGTTTTTGCTCAGAAAGCATCGGTTGGTTGTGCAATAATTCCTAATTTTTCAGTAGGTATGGTTCTTCTTCAGCAGGCAGCATCGGTTGCTGCAAGGTTTTATGACAATATTGAATTAATAGAAATGCATCATAATCAAAAAGCTGATTCCCCAAGTGGGACGTGTATAAAAACTGCAGAAATGATTGAAGAATATCCAAAGAAATTTAATCAGAATTTAGTAAAAGAGTCTGAGTCCTTGAAAGGGGTACGTGGTGGGCTCAGAGATTCAGGAATTAATATACATTCTGTACGACTACCAGGATTACTCGCTCATCAGCTAGTAATTATGGGATCTCCAGGTGAAACTTACACAATTAAGCATGACACTATTGATAGAAAAGCATATATGCCAGGAGTTTTACAGGCTATTAAAAAAATTGGTAATTATGAAACTTTAGTTTACGGACTTGAAAAATTGATCTTTTAA
- a CDS encoding DUF3038 domain-containing protein gives MTDLTKGNQVSRRSIEKLDLLLLILETIDLNGIQSLYALSNRLGLNDVLPNKITIWKLRNNNPLRKSYVNNNIKTNEFEALIKITVEMSKYLYPYIREILKSKEDIKMNSIIWNDFNKRFIELIKERFNLDSMRVKKLLNQAENGETIIKSLLILSFCISNQGYQKLKNFLYDF, from the coding sequence ATTACAGATTTAACTAAGGGAAATCAGGTATCAAGACGATCTATAGAGAAGCTTGATTTATTATTATTAATCCTAGAAACTATTGATTTAAATGGTATTCAATCTCTTTACGCTTTATCAAATAGACTTGGTTTAAATGATGTTCTGCCAAATAAAATTACTATTTGGAAATTAAGGAATAATAATCCATTGAGAAAATCTTATGTTAACAACAATATTAAAACAAACGAATTCGAGGCCTTAATTAAAATCACCGTTGAAATGTCTAAATATTTATACCCTTATATCAGAGAGATACTAAAATCTAAAGAAGATATTAAAATGAATTCAATTATTTGGAATGATTTTAATAAGAGATTTATTGAGTTGATTAAAGAGAGATTTAATTTAGATAGTATGAGAGTGAAAAAGCTTTTAAATCAAGCTGAAAATGGTGAGACTATAATAAAATCTTTGCTTATTTTATCTTTTTGTATTTCAAATCAGGGTTATCAAAAGTTGAAGAATTTTTTATACGATTTTTAA
- a CDS encoding DUF2949 domain-containing protein, translating to MNNYLSREMIIYLFNVLGLDESTIELGIKLSIKNNTPLPILLWSYGMLTIEELDKLYSFLFQKTD from the coding sequence ATGAATAATTATTTATCTAGAGAAATGATAATTTATTTATTTAATGTATTAGGTTTAGATGAATCTACTATTGAACTTGGTATAAAATTATCTATAAAAAATAACACTCCATTACCAATATTATTATGGAGTTATGGAATGCTAACTATTGAAGAACTAGATAAGTTATATTCATTTTTATTTCAAAAAACGGATTAA
- the mfd gene encoding transcription-repair coupling factor, which translates to MSLNTLVDYISNSQITSELIKRISKNNELNIVGSSRYAKSIIINSIAKKEEKNILLICPNVEIAYKWIGYFESINDKAVLYYPPTEHLPYSSINKSKEIEFSQLTVLSKLIKKEKNELKIVISTERSLQPHLINKNLIIENKLDLQKGVQIEIQELANKLTLLGYKKDNVTSTEGFWSRRGEIIDIYPVNNELPIRLEFFDNVIEKIREYDPHSQKTLESIENIEIIQAGFDLLIKNMLNNLAKKNLFNSEDINKNNLDRYLGIIEEEPSNIIDFINSETILVIDELEDCKKFANNWYIDSENNFDNCTYELNENLKNNDINLEAKPNLHLKFDEILNSLGNFNLIKFYEFESKINIDNRFLLNDKRLNSYSKNVGKLSNDINKNIKNNEKVWILSAQPLRTRTLLFEHECNANFLNNPNNIDEAYKSINNSTPLILKNKNNYEIEGFYLPIWKVVLITDKELFSQQSLFNNVFIRRKKRSVNSNINVNKISPGDFIVHKNHGIGKFLKIEKINITGDSRDYLVIQYQDGKISVAADQLGSVNRYRSSGKIKPKINKLGGTEWVKIKEKNKKQIKKVAVDILKLYAKREKLEGYIYPEDGPWQDELEESFPYQPTPDQITAVEEIKSDMESDKPMDRLVCGDVGFGKTEVAVRAIFKAITSGKQVILLAPTTILAQQHWRTISNRFSPYPIKVALLNRFKTVNERKEIYEGLKNNKIDLVVATHQILGKGIEIKNLGLLVIDEEQRFGVRQKEKIKKIKTNVDVLTLSATPIPRTLYMSLSGLRQMSLLNTPPPSRRSIKTYFSEIDMDVIRTAINQELDRGGQIFYVLPRISDIDQAVNKLKNMFPSLKFIVAHGQMNETELENAMIAFNNGEVDLMICTTIIESGLDIPKVNTIIIEDSHKFGLSQLYQLRGRVGRSGVQAHAWLFVPNINKINDVAKQRLKAIKDFSELGSGYQLAMKDMEIRGVGSLLGEEQSGKVNAIGYDLYIEMLHEAISEISGQEIPEVNDTQIDLPINAFIPATWILNREEKLEAYKSATECSNNDELTELATDWVNRYGSLPKPVESLIMIMRLKLLAKKCGFNKIKLKKPNILIETKLKNSTFKILKNSLASSVQNKFNFNEGEQFSIITIRGLGATEIQNQIDQLMLWFGSFEREIKNFDKELVKRE; encoded by the coding sequence ATGAGTTTAAATACTTTAGTTGATTATATTTCTAACTCACAAATTACTTCTGAATTAATAAAAAGAATTTCAAAAAATAATGAATTGAATATTGTTGGGTCAAGTAGATATGCAAAATCAATAATCATAAATAGCATCGCAAAAAAAGAGGAAAAAAATATATTATTAATTTGTCCTAATGTAGAAATTGCCTACAAATGGATTGGTTATTTTGAAAGTATAAATGATAAAGCAGTTTTATATTATCCTCCAACAGAACATCTACCATACTCATCAATTAATAAATCCAAAGAGATTGAATTTAGTCAGCTTACTGTTTTATCAAAATTAATAAAAAAAGAGAAAAATGAACTTAAAATTGTTATATCAACTGAGAGATCATTACAACCTCATCTAATAAATAAAAACCTAATAATTGAAAACAAGTTAGATTTGCAAAAAGGTGTTCAAATCGAGATTCAAGAATTAGCAAATAAACTTACTTTGCTGGGTTATAAAAAGGATAATGTAACTTCAACAGAAGGATTCTGGAGTAGGAGAGGGGAAATAATAGATATTTATCCTGTCAATAATGAGTTGCCCATAAGATTAGAATTTTTTGATAATGTAATTGAGAAAATAAGAGAATATGATCCCCATTCACAGAAAACATTAGAAAGTATAGAAAATATTGAAATAATACAGGCTGGATTTGATTTGCTAATAAAAAATATGTTAAATAATTTAGCTAAGAAAAATCTTTTTAATTCAGAAGATATAAATAAAAATAATCTTGATCGCTATTTAGGAATAATTGAAGAAGAACCCTCAAACATAATAGATTTTATAAATAGTGAAACAATTCTAGTAATTGATGAATTGGAAGATTGTAAAAAATTTGCAAATAATTGGTATATAGATTCAGAAAATAATTTTGATAATTGTACGTATGAATTAAATGAGAACCTTAAAAATAATGACATTAATTTAGAGGCCAAACCTAATTTGCATTTAAAGTTTGACGAAATATTAAATTCACTAGGAAATTTTAATTTAATAAAATTTTATGAGTTTGAATCTAAAATCAATATTGATAATAGATTTTTGTTAAACGATAAAAGATTGAATTCATACTCTAAAAATGTAGGGAAATTATCCAATGATATAAATAAAAATATTAAAAATAATGAAAAAGTATGGATATTATCAGCACAACCATTGAGAACAAGGACTTTACTTTTTGAACACGAATGTAATGCAAACTTCTTAAACAATCCTAATAATATTGATGAAGCATATAAGTCAATTAATAATTCAACTCCTCTAATTTTAAAAAATAAGAACAATTACGAAATCGAGGGGTTTTATCTTCCGATATGGAAAGTTGTCCTAATAACAGATAAAGAATTATTTTCACAACAATCTCTTTTTAATAATGTATTCATAAGAAGAAAAAAAAGAAGTGTCAATTCAAATATAAATGTAAATAAGATTAGTCCCGGTGATTTTATAGTTCATAAAAATCATGGAATAGGAAAATTTTTAAAAATAGAAAAAATAAATATAACTGGAGATTCAAGAGATTATTTAGTCATTCAGTATCAAGATGGGAAGATAAGTGTTGCCGCTGATCAACTTGGTAGCGTTAACAGATATAGATCAAGCGGAAAAATAAAACCGAAAATAAATAAATTAGGAGGGACAGAATGGGTAAAAATAAAAGAAAAAAATAAGAAACAAATCAAAAAAGTTGCTGTCGATATTTTAAAACTTTATGCAAAGAGAGAAAAATTAGAGGGTTACATTTACCCAGAAGATGGTCCTTGGCAAGATGAATTAGAGGAATCATTCCCTTATCAACCAACACCTGACCAAATTACTGCTGTAGAAGAAATAAAATCTGATATGGAAAGCGATAAGCCAATGGACAGGCTAGTTTGTGGAGATGTAGGATTTGGCAAAACAGAAGTAGCTGTTCGGGCTATTTTTAAGGCTATTACATCAGGCAAACAAGTAATATTACTAGCACCTACAACAATCCTAGCTCAGCAACATTGGAGAACAATAAGTAATAGATTTTCACCTTACCCAATAAAAGTAGCATTACTCAATAGATTCAAAACCGTTAATGAAAGAAAGGAAATCTATGAAGGTTTGAAAAATAACAAAATTGATTTAGTTGTAGCAACGCACCAAATTTTAGGAAAAGGAATAGAAATTAAAAACTTAGGACTACTAGTTATTGATGAAGAACAAAGATTTGGAGTAAGGCAAAAGGAGAAAATAAAAAAAATCAAAACAAACGTAGATGTTTTAACTCTCTCGGCAACTCCAATTCCAAGAACTCTTTATATGAGCTTATCTGGTCTAAGACAAATGAGCTTACTAAATACTCCTCCACCATCAAGAAGATCAATAAAAACATATTTCTCTGAAATAGATATGGATGTTATAAGAACAGCAATAAATCAAGAACTTGATAGGGGAGGTCAAATTTTTTATGTTCTTCCAAGAATTTCTGATATAGATCAAGCTGTAAACAAATTAAAAAATATGTTTCCCAGCTTAAAATTTATTGTTGCTCATGGGCAAATGAACGAAACAGAGCTTGAAAATGCAATGATTGCTTTTAATAATGGAGAAGTAGATCTAATGATATGCACAACGATAATTGAAAGTGGATTAGACATCCCTAAAGTAAATACAATAATTATTGAAGATTCTCACAAATTTGGCCTGTCACAACTTTATCAACTTAGAGGGAGAGTTGGTAGAAGCGGTGTACAAGCACATGCTTGGTTATTTGTTCCAAATATAAATAAAATTAATGACGTTGCAAAACAAAGATTGAAAGCGATAAAAGATTTTTCAGAACTAGGTAGTGGATACCAACTTGCAATGAAAGATATGGAAATAAGAGGTGTTGGAAGTTTACTAGGAGAAGAACAAAGTGGAAAGGTTAATGCTATTGGATATGATTTATATATAGAAATGCTCCATGAGGCTATTTCAGAAATCAGTGGGCAAGAAATACCTGAAGTTAACGACACTCAAATTGATCTACCAATAAATGCATTTATACCTGCAACATGGATATTAAACAGAGAAGAGAAGCTTGAAGCTTACAAATCTGCTACTGAATGTTCAAATAATGATGAATTAACTGAATTAGCTACAGACTGGGTTAATAGATATGGAAGCTTACCCAAACCTGTTGAGTCCCTAATTATGATAATGAGACTAAAATTACTAGCTAAAAAATGTGGCTTTAATAAGATTAAGCTCAAAAAGCCAAACATCTTGATAGAGACAAAATTAAAAAATTCTACTTTTAAAATTCTTAAAAATTCTTTGGCAAGTAGTGTTCAAAATAAATTTAATTTTAATGAAGGCGAACAATTTTCAATCATCACTATAAGAGGCTTAGGTGCAACCGAAATTCAAAATCAAATTGATCAACTAATGTTGTGGTTCGGATCATTTGAAAGAGAAATAAAGAATTTCGATAAAGAACTTGTTAAAAGAGAATAA
- a CDS encoding FAD-dependent monooxygenase: MKNKFNFKIVGSGPTGLLLSIALSKFDCNIFLTDLLTKDRLIDKDKTYAITHSTRKILSKFRLWEKLEPFLFGFDTLSISDSVTSAFTNLSTSDLDDDISSAENIGWVVKHSDLMNVFFEEIDNYENIFFTTPQRLLRKKILFDYQFFSTGANSLDKKFIDFVDIKKSYSQSCLTFKVSLRGHCEKRAYEIFRKEGPLALLPLEKNLYQVIWTSSTLKAIERLNSDKNFLMDNLSTILPNEFKLDQIIGEFTIFPVSLSLNLPVLNFKKLVFVGDAFHTFHPVGGQGLNTCWRDVNTIYDLFNKKTAITKLQLILFKFKYFSSRILDIIVTIFITDSLISIFANRNIFLFPIRKFSFLLLNKFLFTRKLVLNQMTKSLIYSSIK, from the coding sequence ATGAAAAATAAATTCAATTTTAAAATTGTTGGATCAGGTCCCACAGGTTTATTACTTTCAATTGCACTTTCAAAATTTGATTGTAATATTTTTTTAACTGATTTATTAACAAAAGATAGATTAATTGATAAAGATAAAACTTATGCAATTACTCACTCAACAAGAAAAATCTTATCTAAATTCAGACTTTGGGAAAAATTAGAACCATTTTTATTTGGCTTTGATACCCTTTCAATTTCAGATAGCGTAACTTCTGCTTTCACCAATTTATCAACTTCTGACTTAGATGATGATATAAGTTCTGCCGAAAATATTGGCTGGGTAGTTAAACATTCGGATCTCATGAACGTATTTTTTGAAGAGATTGACAATTATGAAAATATTTTTTTTACAACACCACAGAGATTGTTACGTAAAAAAATATTATTTGATTATCAATTCTTTTCAACAGGAGCAAACTCACTTGATAAAAAATTCATAGATTTTGTTGATATAAAAAAATCTTATAGTCAGTCTTGTTTAACTTTTAAAGTTTCTCTTAGAGGTCATTGTGAAAAACGAGCTTATGAAATTTTTAGAAAAGAAGGCCCACTTGCATTATTACCTTTAGAAAAAAACTTATATCAAGTAATTTGGACTTCCAGTACATTAAAGGCAATTGAAAGGTTGAATTCTGACAAGAATTTTTTAATGGATAATTTATCAACAATCTTGCCTAATGAATTTAAGTTGGACCAAATAATTGGCGAATTTACTATTTTTCCTGTTTCATTATCCTTAAATTTACCAGTTTTAAATTTTAAAAAATTAGTTTTTGTAGGAGATGCATTTCATACATTTCATCCTGTTGGTGGGCAGGGTCTAAATACTTGCTGGAGAGATGTTAATACTATTTATGATCTTTTTAATAAAAAAACTGCTATTACTAAATTGCAATTGATATTATTTAAATTTAAGTATTTTTCAAGCAGAATTTTAGATATTATTGTCACCATTTTTATAACTGATTCGTTGATATCAATTTTTGCTAATCGAAACATTTTTTTATTTCCAATAAGGAAATTTTCATTTTTACTTTTAAATAAATTTCTTTTTACAAGAAAATTAGTCCTTAATCAAATGACTAAATCTCTTATTTACTCAAGCATTAAATAG
- a CDS encoding magnesium chelatase subunit H produces MFTQVRSANRRVSPVEDNKHKVVIKAVYVVLEPQYQNSLTEAAKSINQMNGPIGIDLSGYLIEELRNDSNFEDFKEDIANADIFVASLIFIEDLAQKVVDAVSPFKDKLKASIVFPSMPEVMRLNKLGSFSMAQLGQSKSIIGDLIKKKKESDGASFQDSMLKLLNTLPSILKYLPVEKAQDARTFILSFQYWLGGTTENLKNFLLMISEKYAVSEKIKDQIEEFKIQDPETFPDLGIWHPLAPCMFESLKEYQNWENNRKDLNPKDEKTPTIGLVLQRSHIVTGDDAHYVAVIQELEYRGARVLPIFCGGLDFSKPVNEFYYDSINKDQPIVDGVVSLTGFALVGGPARQDHPKAIEALKRLNRPYMVALPLVFQTTQEWEDSDLGLHPVQVALQIAIPELDGAIEPIILSGRDDATGKAHTLQDRVDVIAERAIKWSTLRVKQRKDKKLAITVFSFPPDKGNVGTAAYLNVFGSIYRVLLEMKSKGYQIDELPSNSKELMEKVINNPEAMDGSPELNIAHKMSVKEYEEFTPYSQRLEENWGKPPGNLNSDGQNLLIYGKHFGNVFIGVQPTFGYEGDPMRLLYSRSASPHHGFAAYYTYVEKIWGADAVLHFGTHGSLEFMPGKQMGMSETCYPDSLIGSLPNLYYYAANNPSEATIAKRRGYASTISYLTPPAENAGLYKGLKELSELVGSYQQLRENSRGIQIVNAIVETSKQCNLDKDVELPSKDVEELSIDERDLFVGNIYKQLMEIESRLLPCGLHTIGEAPTAEEAVATLVNIASLEREQEGLRSLPGLLAESMGLTIEQIYDGNNKGELKFVELNEKIIKTARESIFAMVNSLNIVDGRVYLEKSLLSKLFDFLKVFGLNLPTPWLRVCNLNGFNEVNQKELNKLFDYLLFCLEQVCADKEMDSLIKALDGNYVLPGPGGDPIRNPGVLPSGKNIHALDPQSIPTTAAVAAAKSVVDKLIERQKEEQGTWPETIACVLWGTDNIKTYGESLAQILWFVGVKPKPDSVGRINKLELIPLEELGRPRIDVVVNCSGVFRDLFINQMALIDQAVKLAAEADEPLESNFVRKHSLEQAEKEGTSIREASARVFSNASGSYSSNVNLAVENSTWEEENELQEMYLSRKTYAFNADNPGEMNQKREVFESVMKTADVTFQNLDSSEISLTDVSHYFDSDPTKLIKTLRDDGKEPSSYIADTTTSNAQVRTLGETIRLDSRTKLLNPKWYEGMLKSGYEGVRELSNRLNYTLGWSATSGQVDNFVYEETNETFINDEEMRKRLMDLNPNSFRRIVGTLLEVNGRGYWETSDENIEQLKELYQEVEDKIEGVKE; encoded by the coding sequence ATGTTTACGCAGGTCCGCTCAGCAAACCGCAGAGTATCTCCTGTTGAGGATAACAAACACAAAGTTGTAATAAAAGCAGTTTATGTTGTCCTTGAGCCACAATACCAAAATTCCTTAACGGAAGCTGCAAAGTCAATAAATCAGATGAATGGGCCAATAGGTATAGACCTTAGTGGCTACCTTATCGAAGAACTTAGGAATGATAGTAATTTTGAAGACTTTAAAGAAGATATAGCTAATGCAGATATATTCGTTGCCTCTCTAATTTTCATTGAAGACCTTGCTCAAAAAGTTGTTGATGCAGTATCTCCATTTAAAGACAAACTCAAAGCATCAATTGTTTTCCCCTCCATGCCAGAGGTAATGAGATTAAATAAGCTGGGTTCATTTAGTATGGCCCAACTTGGTCAATCTAAAAGTATTATTGGAGATTTAATAAAAAAGAAAAAAGAATCTGATGGAGCAAGTTTCCAAGATTCTATGTTGAAGTTATTAAATACACTACCTTCAATACTTAAATATCTACCAGTAGAAAAAGCTCAAGATGCTAGAACATTTATTCTGAGTTTTCAGTACTGGTTAGGTGGTACCACTGAGAACTTAAAAAACTTTTTGTTAATGATTTCTGAAAAATATGCAGTTTCAGAGAAAATAAAAGATCAAATAGAAGAATTCAAAATTCAAGACCCTGAAACATTCCCAGATTTAGGAATTTGGCATCCTCTTGCTCCATGCATGTTTGAAAGTCTTAAAGAATATCAAAATTGGGAAAATAATAGGAAAGATTTAAATCCTAAAGATGAAAAAACTCCAACAATAGGTTTAGTGCTTCAAAGGAGTCATATCGTTACGGGTGATGATGCTCATTACGTTGCCGTTATTCAAGAATTGGAATACAGAGGTGCGCGCGTACTACCAATCTTCTGTGGAGGTCTAGATTTTTCTAAACCAGTTAATGAATTTTATTATGATTCCATAAATAAGGATCAACCTATAGTAGATGGAGTTGTATCTCTAACAGGATTTGCATTAGTTGGTGGGCCAGCAAGACAAGATCATCCTAAAGCTATTGAAGCCTTAAAAAGGTTAAACAGACCATATATGGTTGCACTTCCATTAGTCTTCCAAACCACACAAGAATGGGAAGATAGCGATTTAGGTTTACACCCTGTTCAGGTGGCACTTCAGATTGCAATTCCGGAGCTTGATGGTGCTATTGAACCTATTATTCTCTCAGGTCGTGATGATGCTACAGGTAAGGCGCATACTCTCCAAGATCGAGTTGATGTAATAGCTGAAAGAGCAATAAAATGGTCAACTTTAAGAGTTAAACAAAGAAAGGATAAAAAATTAGCAATCACAGTATTTAGTTTTCCACCAGACAAAGGAAATGTTGGTACGGCAGCATACTTGAATGTTTTTGGTTCAATTTATAGAGTACTCCTTGAAATGAAATCGAAAGGTTATCAAATAGATGAACTTCCTAGTAATTCAAAAGAATTAATGGAAAAAGTAATTAATAATCCTGAAGCGATGGACGGCTCTCCCGAGTTAAATATTGCTCATAAGATGTCAGTAAAAGAATACGAAGAGTTCACACCATATTCACAAAGACTTGAAGAGAATTGGGGTAAACCTCCTGGGAACCTAAATAGTGACGGACAAAATCTTCTTATTTATGGTAAACATTTTGGAAATGTTTTTATAGGTGTTCAACCTACATTCGGTTATGAAGGTGATCCAATGAGGTTACTTTATTCTAGAAGTGCTAGTCCTCATCACGGTTTTGCTGCTTATTACACCTATGTAGAAAAAATCTGGGGAGCTGATGCTGTTCTTCATTTTGGAACCCACGGATCACTTGAATTTATGCCTGGTAAACAGATGGGCATGAGTGAAACTTGCTATCCTGATTCTCTTATTGGATCATTACCTAATTTGTATTACTATGCTGCTAATAATCCATCTGAAGCAACAATCGCTAAAAGAAGAGGTTACGCATCAACAATTAGCTATTTAACTCCTCCAGCAGAAAATGCAGGACTCTATAAAGGACTTAAAGAACTAAGCGAACTTGTTGGTTCTTATCAGCAACTAAGAGAAAATAGTAGGGGTATTCAAATAGTTAATGCAATAGTCGAGACTTCTAAACAATGTAATCTTGACAAGGATGTGGAGCTCCCTTCAAAAGATGTAGAAGAACTCTCAATAGATGAAAGAGATTTATTTGTTGGTAATATCTATAAACAGTTGATGGAAATTGAAAGTAGATTATTACCATGCGGTCTTCATACTATTGGAGAAGCTCCAACAGCAGAAGAAGCTGTTGCAACTCTTGTAAATATTGCATCTTTAGAAAGAGAACAAGAGGGATTAAGATCTCTTCCAGGACTGCTTGCCGAATCCATGGGTCTTACTATTGAACAAATTTATGATGGTAATAATAAAGGTGAACTCAAATTTGTAGAGTTAAATGAAAAAATCATAAAGACAGCAAGAGAGTCTATTTTTGCGATGGTCAACTCTTTGAATATTGTTGATGGCAGAGTTTATTTAGAAAAATCACTTCTTTCCAAATTGTTTGACTTTCTTAAAGTATTTGGTCTAAATTTACCCACCCCTTGGCTAAGAGTCTGTAACTTAAATGGATTTAATGAAGTTAACCAGAAGGAATTAAATAAATTATTTGATTACTTACTTTTCTGTCTGGAACAGGTCTGCGCAGACAAGGAGATGGATAGTCTCATTAAAGCACTAGATGGAAATTATGTTTTACCGGGACCAGGTGGAGATCCCATAAGAAATCCAGGTGTTTTGCCAAGTGGTAAAAATATCCATGCACTTGATCCTCAATCAATCCCAACTACAGCAGCAGTAGCTGCAGCAAAGTCTGTTGTAGACAAATTAATTGAAAGACAAAAGGAAGAGCAAGGAACTTGGCCTGAAACAATAGCTTGTGTTTTATGGGGTACTGATAACATCAAAACCTACGGAGAATCACTAGCACAAATCTTATGGTTTGTTGGGGTAAAACCAAAACCAGATTCTGTTGGAAGAATTAACAAACTAGAATTAATCCCTTTAGAAGAATTAGGTAGGCCAAGAATAGATGTGGTAGTTAACTGTTCAGGAGTATTTAGAGATCTATTTATAAATCAAATGGCATTAATAGATCAAGCAGTTAAATTAGCAGCTGAAGCTGATGAACCATTGGAATCTAATTTTGTAAGGAAACATTCACTAGAACAAGCAGAAAAAGAAGGCACTTCTATCAGAGAAGCTTCAGCGAGAGTATTCTCTAATGCAAGTGGAAGTTACAGTTCAAATGTTAATTTAGCCGTAGAAAATTCAACATGGGAGGAAGAAAATGAATTACAAGAAATGTATTTATCACGAAAAACATATGCTTTTAATGCCGATAATCCAGGCGAGATGAATCAAAAAAGAGAGGTATTTGAGTCAGTAATGAAAACGGCAGATGTTACATTCCAAAACCTTGATTCTTCTGAGATTTCATTAACAGATGTAAGTCATTATTTTGATTCTGATCCAACAAAATTAATCAAGACATTAAGAGATGACGGGAAAGAACCAAGTAGCTACATAGCGGATACAACTACTTCTAATGCTCAAGTTAGAACACTAGGAGAAACTATCCGATTAGACTCAAGAACAAAACTTTTAAATCCTAAGTGGTATGAAGGCATGCTCAAATCTGGCTACGAAGGAGTTAGAGAACTTTCTAACAGACTCAATTACACTCTTGGTTGGAGTGCGACAAGTGGTCAAGTAGATAATTTTGTATATGAAGAAACTAATGAAACATTTATAAATGACGAAGAGATGAGGAAAAGATTAATGGATCTTAATCCTAATAGTTTCAGAAGAATAGTTGGAACATTGCTAGAAGTCAATGGTAGGGGATATTGGGAAACTTCAGATGAGAATATAGAACAGTTGAAAGAACTATACCAAGAGGTAGAGGATAAAATCGAAGGAGTTAAAGAATAA
- a CDS encoding DUF4335 domain-containing protein translates to MMQNKLSFDQSSVSLEIIGLPDYSNNENKDQISIISQWKLTIVDKPLIEGKIEHLGPIMDAFYIYSNLLIKNEIPIYESKLIDIKADNLHMHNIVLKSSKANVKPLVLKIGNSLLSDTINCFDQLNESPKVRIKKTDIPTKIPKKLKFGFNKKVKFFNFFIPPFFAFCSLILFSSSFIYFYSPFENIEKIELTNPE, encoded by the coding sequence ATGATGCAAAATAAATTGTCATTTGATCAATCTTCAGTAAGTCTCGAAATAATAGGATTGCCAGATTATTCCAATAATGAAAATAAAGACCAAATATCAATAATTTCTCAATGGAAATTAACCATAGTTGATAAACCACTTATTGAAGGCAAAATTGAACATTTAGGTCCTATTATGGATGCTTTTTATATTTATTCAAATCTTTTAATCAAAAACGAAATTCCAATATATGAGTCTAAATTAATCGATATAAAAGCCGATAATCTCCACATGCATAATATTGTTCTCAAGAGCTCTAAAGCAAATGTAAAGCCTTTAGTTTTAAAGATTGGTAATTCATTGCTTTCAGATACCATAAATTGTTTTGATCAGTTAAATGAATCGCCAAAAGTAAGAATAAAAAAAACTGATATACCTACTAAAATTCCAAAAAAATTAAAATTTGGGTTTAATAAAAAAGTTAAATTTTTCAATTTCTTTATTCCACCGTTTTTTGCATTTTGCTCTTTAATTCTATTCTCTTCTTCTTTTATTTATTTTTATAGTCCTTTTGAGAATATAGAAAAAATAGAACTAACAAATCCCGAATAA